A genomic region of Gossypium hirsutum isolate 1008001.06 chromosome D01, Gossypium_hirsutum_v2.1, whole genome shotgun sequence contains the following coding sequences:
- the LOC107922038 gene encoding protein CLMP1: MGKSGGRKKKGGSNQVSVDNHSNNSAAAHTNGGVDLDSSIFLKRAHELKEEGNKKFQNKDYVAALQHYDDALRLIPKTHTDRAVFHSNRAACLMQMKPIDYDTVIAECTMGLQVQPRFVRALLRRARAFEAIKKYEMAMQDVQLLLGADPNHKDALEIARRLRTALGPRQEAQQDLQSRPSPAALGASAVRGAPIAGLGPCLPARPVSKKTTSPPGGSVGSPSNKLEKIQMNVATENGPENRAQMPRLVLKPSSGSLKTTGNLNKGGPRAQSISGFVQEQVAIEWRPLKLVYDHDIRLSQMPVNCSFKVLREIVSKRFPSSKSVLIKYKDNDGDLVTITCTTELRLAESSVDTLIPIEPEADKASGLGMLRLHIVEVNPEQEPPLPDEEEEKPLETEGAKADESGSHSSLGDNGSEGVDTEIEKTEKEASKEKAGATEDPECKEVEMDDWLFEFAQLFRTHVGIDPDAHIDLHELGMELCSEALEETVTSDEAQILFDKAAAKFQEVAALAFFNWGNVHMCAARKRIPLDESASKEVMSAQLQVAYDWVREKYSLAREKYSEALLIKPDFYEGLLALGQQQFEMAKLNWSFALAKKIDLSSWDPAETFQLFGSAEEKMKAATEMWEKLEEQRANELKDPNSIKKDDLLKRRKKPGSVAESELLGTGNQGELSPEEAAEQAAVMRSQIHLFWGNMLFERSQVECKLGMDGWKRNLDTAVERFKLAGASESDISTVLKNHCSNGDAVEGDEKKVGGDAESSDVNQTSDK; this comes from the coding sequence ATGGGGAAGTCAGGTGGGAGAAAAAAGAAGGGTGGGTCGAACCAGGTTTCCGTTGATAATCATTCCAATAATAGCGCTGCTGCACATACTAATGGTGGTGTTGATTTGGACTCTTCTATATTTTTGAAGAGAGCCCATGAGCTCAAAGAAGAAGGCAATAAGAAGTTTCAGAACAAGGATTATGTGGCTGCCCTTCAACACTATGATGATGCTCTTAGGCTTATCCCCAAAACCCACACTGATCGAGCCGTCTTTCACAGCAACCGGGCTGCTTGCTTGATGCAAATGAAACCCATTGATTATGACACCGTAATTGCTGAGTGTACTATGGGGCTTCAGGTTCAGCCTCGCTTTGTTAGAGCTCTTCTTAGGAGGGCTCGAGCTTTTGAGGCTATCAAAAAGTATGAAATGGCAATGCAGGATGTGCAGCTTTTGTTGGGGGCTGATCCTAATCACAAGGATGCTTTGGAGATTGCAAGGAGATTAAGGACTGCATTGGGTCCTCGCCAGGAGGCTCAGCAAGACCTCCAGAGCCGTCCATCCCCAGCTGCACTTGGGGCTTCTGCTGTTCGTGGTGCCCCAATTGCTGGCCTTGGGCCTTGCTTACCTGCTCGACCAGTGTCTAAGAAGACAACATCACCTCCAGGAGGATCAGTTGGATCACCCAGTAATAAGCTGGAGAAGATCCAAATGAATGTAGCAACTGAAAACGGTCCTGAGAACAGGGCCCAGATGCCAAGACTTGTGCTGAAGCCGTCAAGTGGTTCTCTGAAAACAACTGGTAATCTGAATAAGGGTGGCCCCAGAGCACAGTCAATTTCTGGTTTTGTTCAAGAGCAGGTGGCAATTGAATGGAGACCTTTGAAACTTGTTTACGATCATGACATAAGGCTTTCCCAGATGCCAGTTAATTGCAGCTTCAAAGTGTTGAGAGAGATTGTGAGCAAGCGATTTCCTTCATCCAAGTCTGTATTGATCAAATATAAGGATAATGATGGAGATTTGGTTACTATTACCTGCACGACAGAACTCAGGTTGGCAGAGTCTTCTGTAGATACTCTAATTCCTATAGAGCCAGAAGCAGATAAAGCCAGTGGATTGGGGATGTTGAGATTGCACATTGTAGAGGTGAACCCAGAGCAGGAACCTCCATTACCAGATGAAGAAGAGGAGAAGCCTTTGGAAACTGAGGGAGCCAAGGCTGATGAGAGTGGGTCTCACTCGTCTCTTGGTGATAATGGGTCAGAAGGTGTTGACACTGAGATTGAAAAGACAGAGAAAGAAGCTTCAAAGGAAAAAGCAGGAGCTACAGAAGATCCAGAGTGCAAGGAAGTAGAGATGGATGATTGGCTGTTTGAGTTTGCTCAACTTTTCCGCACTCATGTGGGTATTGATCCTGATGCTCATATTGACTTGCACGAGCTTGGAATGGAGCTCTGTTCAGAGGCTCTTGAGGAGACAGTTACTAGTGATGAAGCTCAAATCCTCTTTGACAAAGCTGCTGCCAAGTTCCAAGAGGTGGCTGCATTGGCTTTCTTTAATTGGGGAAATGTTCATATGTGTGCTGCAAGGAAACGTATTCCTCTAGATGAGTCTGCTAGCAAGGAGGTAATGTCAGCACAACTTCAAGTGGCTTATGACTGGGTTAGGGAAAAGTATTCTTTGGCCCGGGAGAAGTATTCCGAAGCACTCTTAATCAAGCCGGACTTCTATGAAGGTCTGCTTGCACTGGGACAGCAGCAATTTGAAATGGCCAAACTTAATTGGTCTTTTGCACTTGCAAAGAAAATAGATCTCTCAAGCTGGGATCCTGCTGAGACATTTCAACTTTTTGGCAGCGCTGAGGAGAAGATGAAAGCTGCTACAGAAATGTGGGAGAAGTTGGAAGAGCAGAGAGCAAATGAGTTGAAAGATCCAAATTCGATCAAGAAGGATGATTTGTTAAAGAGGAGGAAGAAACCTGGAAGTGTTGCAGAAAGTGAGCTCCTAGGAACTGGTAATCAGGGTGAGCTTTCGCCTGAGGAAGCAGCCGAACAAGCAGCTGTGATGAGATCACAAATACATCTTTTCTGGGGCAACATGCTCTTTGAACGATCCCAAGTTGAATGCAAATTAGGAATGGATGGTTGGAAAAGAAATCTAGATACTGCTGTTGAGCGCTTCAAGCTTGCT